One Kineococcus aurantiacus genomic window carries:
- a CDS encoding succinate dehydrogenase iron-sulfur subunit, with product MSTFETSPQETNAEAASAKSAETARSGSGRKAPVEGQGGTGEIPSFTVTLKLRRYDPEKDSEPHWETYDLTMHGTDRVLDALHKVKWEQDGTLTFRRSCAHGVCGSDAMRINGRNRLACKTLLKDLDIKKPIVVEPIKGLPVEKDLIVDMEPFFAAYREVMPFLITKGAEPTRERIQSQADRERFDDTTKCILCAACTSSCPVFWNDGQYFGPAAIVNAHRFIFDSRDVGSDLRLEILNDKEGVWRCRTTFNCSEACPRGIQVTRAIAEVKQALIARKL from the coding sequence ATGTCGACGTTCGAGACGAGCCCGCAGGAGACCAACGCCGAAGCGGCGTCGGCCAAGTCGGCCGAGACGGCTCGCAGCGGTTCCGGCAGGAAGGCTCCCGTCGAGGGTCAGGGCGGCACCGGCGAGATCCCCTCGTTCACCGTCACCCTGAAGCTGCGCCGGTACGACCCGGAGAAGGACTCCGAGCCGCACTGGGAGACGTACGACCTCACGATGCACGGCACCGACCGCGTGCTCGACGCCCTGCACAAGGTGAAGTGGGAGCAGGACGGCACCCTGACGTTCCGCCGCTCCTGCGCCCACGGCGTCTGCGGTTCGGACGCCATGCGCATTAACGGCCGCAACCGGCTCGCGTGCAAGACGCTGCTGAAGGACCTCGACATCAAGAAGCCGATCGTCGTGGAACCCATCAAGGGCCTGCCCGTCGAGAAGGACCTCATCGTCGACATGGAGCCGTTCTTCGCGGCCTACCGCGAGGTCATGCCGTTCCTCATCACCAAGGGCGCCGAGCCGACCCGCGAGCGCATCCAGTCCCAGGCCGACCGCGAGCGCTTCGACGACACCACCAAGTGCATCCTGTGCGCGGCGTGCACGTCGAGCTGCCCGGTGTTCTGGAACGACGGCCAGTACTTCGGCCCCGCCGCGATCGTCAACGCGCACCGGTTCATCTTCGACAGCCGCGACGTCGGCTCGGACCTGCGCCTGGAGATCCTCAACGACAAGGAGGGCGTGTGGCGCTGCCGCACGACCTTCAACTGCTCCGAGGCGTGCCCGCGCGGCATCCAGGTGACCCGCGCCATCGCCGAGGTCAAGCAGGCGCTGATCGCCCGCAAGCTCTGA
- a CDS encoding succinate dehydrogenase hydrophobic membrane anchor subunit has product MSTDQTPGGSYAPALETPRSPYKRNKPTRTNWELYGWLFMRMSGVVLIVLVFGHLFVNLMTGEGIHQVDWGFVAGKWSSPFWQVWDLLMLWLAQLHGTNGVRTIINDYAERDRTRFWLKMALYLATVVVIVVGTLVIFTFDPCADPSSTLDVCRPAIDDVPTVTSPNT; this is encoded by the coding sequence GTGAGCACCGATCAGACCCCCGGCGGCAGCTACGCCCCCGCCCTGGAGACCCCCCGCTCCCCCTACAAGCGCAACAAGCCGACCCGGACCAACTGGGAGCTCTACGGCTGGCTGTTCATGCGCATGTCCGGCGTCGTCCTCATCGTCCTGGTCTTCGGGCACCTGTTCGTCAACCTCATGACGGGCGAAGGCATCCACCAGGTCGACTGGGGTTTCGTCGCCGGGAAGTGGTCCAGCCCGTTCTGGCAGGTCTGGGACCTGCTGATGCTGTGGCTGGCCCAGCTGCACGGCACCAACGGCGTGCGCACCATCATCAACGACTACGCCGAGCGCGACCGGACGCGGTTCTGGCTGAAGATGGCGCTGTACCTGGCGACCGTCGTCGTCATCGTCGTCGGGACCCTGGTGATCTTCACCTTCGACCCGTGCGCGGACCCGAGCTCGACGCTGGACGTGTGCCGCCCGGCGATCGACGACGTGCCCACCGTCACCAGCCCCAACACCTGA
- a CDS encoding methyltransferase domain-containing protein — MPELVERSLSVAGRALDLLLPRDLEELFTPRAYADERFAPYWAELWPSALALADAVAAVAPGTRTLELGCGLGVPSLRAALAGHDVTATDWTPDAVALLEGNAARNGARLAVRAWDWTTDPAPLDPPFDLVVAADVLYERAQVGTVLTALPALVAPGGQVWVADPGRPAAREFTARAARDWAVDRVPHAGPAEVAIHRLRAPA; from the coding sequence GTGCCGGAGCTCGTCGAACGTTCGCTGTCGGTGGCCGGGCGGGCGCTGGACCTGCTGCTGCCCCGCGACCTGGAGGAGCTGTTCACGCCCCGGGCGTACGCCGACGAGCGGTTCGCGCCGTACTGGGCCGAGCTGTGGCCGAGCGCGCTGGCCCTGGCCGACGCCGTGGCCGCGGTGGCGCCGGGCACGCGGACGCTGGAGCTCGGCTGCGGCCTGGGCGTGCCGTCCCTGCGGGCCGCGCTGGCCGGGCACGACGTCACCGCGACCGACTGGACCCCCGACGCGGTGGCGCTGCTGGAGGGCAACGCCGCCCGCAACGGCGCCCGCCTCGCGGTGCGCGCCTGGGACTGGACGACCGACCCGGCGCCCCTGGACCCGCCGTTCGACCTCGTCGTGGCCGCCGACGTCCTCTACGAGCGCGCGCAGGTCGGCACGGTCCTCACGGCGCTGCCCGCGCTGGTGGCCCCCGGCGGGCAGGTGTGGGTCGCCGACCCGGGCCGTCCCGCCGCGCGCGAGTTCACCGCGCGGGCCGCGCGGGACTGGGCGGTGGACCGGGTGCCGCACGCCGGGCCGGCCGAGGTGGCGATCCACCGGCTGCGCGCGCCTGCGTAG
- a CDS encoding FAD-binding protein, whose amino-acid sequence MQTHQFDVVIVGAGGAGMRAALESGQRARTAVLTKLYPTRSHTGAAQGGMCAALANVEEDNWEWHTFDTVKGGDYLVDQDAAEVMCKEAIDAVLDLEKMGLPFNRTPEGKIDQRRFGGHTRDHGKSPVRRSCFAADRTGHMILQTLYQQCVKHEVEFFNEFYVLDLLLVPTTEAKTGTEIEGAADQPGLRTPPSIGTPGDQRIAGVVAYELATGEIHVFQAKSVVLATGGAGKVYKTTSNAHTLTGDGMAIAYRRGLPLEDMEFFQFHPTGLAGLGILLSEAARGEGGILRNADGERFMERYAPTIKDLAPRDIVARSMANEVREGRGAGPNKDYVLLDLTHLEPAHIDAKLPDITEFARTYLGVEPYTEPVPVYPTAHYAMGGVPTNVDAEVLQDNTRVVPGLYAAGEVACVSVHGSNRLGTNSLLDINVFGRRAGIAAAEYANKAEWIAVPEGSEVPVVNWMAELRDRPQGERVSDIRRELQETMDANAQVFRTEATLKQALTDIERLKERYSRASVQDKGKRFNLDLLEGLELGFLLDLAEAMCLGALERKESRGGHFREDYPNRDDVNYMRHTMVYREPAADGSYTTRLDFKPVVQTRYQPMERKY is encoded by the coding sequence ATGCAGACGCACCAGTTCGACGTCGTCATCGTCGGCGCGGGCGGCGCGGGGATGCGCGCGGCCCTGGAATCGGGCCAGCGGGCCCGCACGGCCGTGCTCACCAAGCTCTACCCGACGCGCTCGCACACCGGTGCGGCCCAGGGCGGCATGTGCGCCGCGCTGGCCAACGTCGAGGAGGACAACTGGGAGTGGCACACCTTCGACACCGTCAAGGGCGGTGACTACCTCGTCGACCAGGACGCCGCCGAGGTGATGTGCAAGGAGGCCATCGACGCGGTCCTGGACCTGGAGAAGATGGGCCTGCCGTTCAACCGCACGCCCGAGGGCAAGATCGACCAGCGCCGCTTCGGCGGGCACACCCGCGACCACGGCAAGTCCCCCGTGCGCCGGTCCTGCTTCGCCGCCGACCGCACCGGTCACATGATCCTGCAGACCCTCTACCAGCAGTGCGTCAAGCACGAGGTGGAGTTCTTCAACGAGTTCTACGTCCTGGACCTGCTCCTCGTCCCGACCACCGAGGCGAAGACGGGCACCGAGATCGAGGGCGCCGCCGACCAGCCCGGCCTGCGGACCCCGCCGAGCATCGGCACCCCCGGCGACCAGCGCATCGCCGGCGTCGTGGCGTACGAGCTGGCCACCGGCGAGATCCACGTCTTCCAGGCCAAGTCGGTCGTGCTCGCCACCGGCGGTGCGGGCAAGGTCTACAAGACGACCTCGAACGCGCACACCCTCACCGGCGACGGCATGGCCATCGCCTACCGCCGCGGCCTGCCGCTGGAGGACATGGAGTTCTTCCAGTTCCACCCGACCGGCCTGGCGGGCCTGGGGATCCTGCTGTCCGAGGCCGCCCGCGGCGAGGGCGGCATCCTGCGCAACGCCGACGGCGAGCGGTTCATGGAGCGCTACGCCCCCACCATCAAGGACCTCGCCCCGCGCGACATCGTCGCCCGGTCGATGGCCAACGAGGTGCGCGAGGGCCGCGGCGCCGGGCCGAACAAGGACTACGTCCTGCTCGACCTGACCCACCTGGAGCCGGCGCACATCGACGCCAAGCTGCCCGACATCACCGAGTTCGCCCGCACCTACCTGGGCGTCGAGCCGTACACCGAGCCCGTCCCGGTCTACCCCACCGCGCACTACGCGATGGGCGGCGTGCCGACGAACGTCGACGCCGAGGTGCTGCAGGACAACACCCGCGTCGTGCCCGGCCTGTACGCGGCCGGGGAGGTCGCCTGCGTGTCGGTGCACGGCTCGAACCGGCTGGGCACCAACTCCCTGCTCGACATCAATGTCTTCGGCCGCCGCGCCGGCATCGCCGCCGCGGAGTACGCGAACAAGGCCGAGTGGATCGCCGTGCCCGAGGGCTCGGAGGTCCCGGTCGTGAACTGGATGGCCGAGCTGCGCGACCGCCCCCAGGGCGAGCGCGTCTCCGACATCCGGCGCGAGCTGCAGGAGACGATGGACGCCAACGCGCAGGTGTTCCGCACCGAGGCCACCCTCAAGCAGGCCCTCACCGACATCGAGCGGCTCAAGGAGCGGTACTCGCGCGCCTCCGTCCAGGACAAGGGCAAGCGGTTCAACCTCGACCTCCTCGAAGGTCTCGAGCTGGGCTTCCTGCTCGACCTCGCCGAGGCCATGTGCCTGGGTGCCCTGGAGCGCAAGGAGTCCCGCGGCGGCCACTTCCGCGAGGACTACCCCAACCGCGACGACGTGAACTACATGCGGCACACGATGGTCTACCGCGAGCCCGCCGCCGACGGGTCCTACACCACGCGCCTGGACTTCAAGCCCGTCGTCCAGACCCGCTACCAGCCGATGGAGCGCAAGTACTGA
- the sdhC gene encoding succinate dehydrogenase, cytochrome b556 subunit translates to MTPPGQGAPAGRTTQGIRPAGTLYRGREGMWSWVMHRISGVLIFFFLFVHVLDTATVRVSPEVYNGVIGQYKNPVMGLGEAGLVGAVVFHALNGVRIILVDFWSGGTKHQRKLFWGVVAVWVVLMVPFLVRHLTIVFTH, encoded by the coding sequence CCGGACAGGGCGCACCCGCCGGGAGGACCACGCAGGGGATCCGACCCGCAGGAACCCTCTACCGCGGCCGCGAGGGCATGTGGTCCTGGGTGATGCACCGCATCTCCGGCGTGCTGATCTTCTTCTTCCTCTTCGTGCACGTGCTGGACACCGCGACGGTGCGCGTCTCCCCCGAGGTCTACAACGGGGTCATCGGCCAGTACAAGAACCCCGTCATGGGCCTGGGCGAGGCCGGCCTGGTCGGCGCCGTCGTCTTCCACGCGCTCAACGGGGTCCGCATCATCCTCGTCGACTTCTGGTCCGGCGGCACCAAGCACCAGCGCAAGCTGTTCTGGGGCGTCGTCGCGGTCTGGGTCGTCCTCATGGTGCCCTTCCTCGTCCGCCACCTGACCATCGTCTTCACGCACTGA